Part of the Pirellulales bacterium genome is shown below.
TTGTAGATTTGTAGCGGAATTCGCCAGAGTTTCGGCGACGAGACCGCGGTCGATCGCCTGAATTCTGGCGAATTCAGCTACGCCCACCCGCGGCCGACGCTGCGAGCGTCGGCGGTCACGGGTTCAGCACAAAACCGAAAGCTCTATGCGAGATGCCTTTTCAAAATGTTTGGTCGAAGCCGGGCGGAGCGATCCGCGCGTCCTGCTGTTGACCGGCGACCACGGCTACGCGCTCTTCGATGACTTTCGCCGCGTGTGCCCAGGGCAATACATCAATGCCGGCGTTGCCGAGCAAAATATGGTCGGGGTCGCCGCGGGCTTGGCCAAAGGAGGATTCCGGCCGTTCGTTTACGGCTTAAGCGCGTTCGTGCCAGTTCGCGTGTTGGAGCAAATCAAGCTCGATGTCTGCTACGAGCAGTTGCCGGTCGTCTTCATTGGCGATGGGGCAGGAGTCGTCTACGGCCAACTCGGCAGCAGCCATCAGAGCACGGAGGATGTGGCGGCCCTGCGCGCCGTGCCGCACATGGCCATTCTTTCGCCGGCCGACGCCCATGAAATGACGTCCGCGATGCGGCTGGCGATGGACTGGAGCCGCCCGGTCTACTTGCGGATGGGGAAAGCCGATCTCGGCGCCGTACACAACGCCCCTCCGCAATTCGATTGGGGCCGGCTCTGCCCGGTGCGGCCCGGGCCCGGGCCGATCGCATGGATCGCCACCGGATCGATGGCGACAACCGCTTTGAAGGTCGCCGCCGATTGGCCGGGCAGTCCGATTTGGAGCGCCCCGTGCATCAAGCCGCTCGACGAGGAGCAGGTTGCGGGGATTTGCCGCGAACACGCGGCCGTCGTCGTGCTGGAGGAA
Proteins encoded:
- a CDS encoding transketolase C-terminal domain-containing protein — translated: MRDAFSKCLVEAGRSDPRVLLLTGDHGYALFDDFRRVCPGQYINAGVAEQNMVGVAAGLAKGGFRPFVYGLSAFVPVRVLEQIKLDVCYEQLPVVFIGDGAGVVYGQLGSSHQSTEDVAALRAVPHMAILSPADAHEMTSAMRLAMDWSRPVYLRMGKADLGAVHNAPPQFDWGRLCPVRPGPGPIAWIATGSMATTALKVAADWPGSPIWSAPCIKPLDEEQVAGICREHAAVVVLEEHSVYGGLGSAVAEIAASHAPTWVCRVGIQDRFSAHCGGYPYLMREHGLDAESVGARVEHFLSDANIVGASPRSIGRRAA